A part of Synchiropus splendidus isolate RoL2022-P1 chromosome 19, RoL_Sspl_1.0, whole genome shotgun sequence genomic DNA contains:
- the LOC128750733 gene encoding cytochrome c oxidase subunit 6A, mitochondrial, translating to MALSPASMVARRALAAASSHEGTAKTWKIVSFVVALPGVALCMANAYLKAQNEPHEPPDFVAYTHLRIRTKRFPWGDGNHTLFHNPHTNALPDGYESSDHH from the exons ATGGCGCTGTCCCCGGCTTCAATGGTGGCTCGGCGGGCGTTAGCTGCAGCGTCCAGTCATGAAGGAACCG CCAAGACCTGGAAGATCGTGAGCTTCGTGGTGGCCCTGCCCGGAGTGGCCCTCTGCATGGCCAACGCCTACCTGAAGGCCCAGAACGAGCCGCACGAGCCGCCCGACTTTGTGGCCTACACTCACCTGCGCATCCGCACCAAG AGATTTCCGTGGGGAGACGGAAACCACACTCTGTTCCACAACCCTCACACCAACGCTCTGCCCGACGGCTACGAGAGCTCTGACCACCACTGA